In Saccharolobus solfataricus, a genomic segment contains:
- a CDS encoding IS5-like element ISC1234 family transposase, with protein MGVEGSTMARTLRHIPNLMYYPLPPIEDMPWREKWLTEIKPVLDTMDLERVLGEGALVYLKLLIVMVLYSCSYRDAVKMVNVNVVVAWFVGRKVGKSTLHDFVGRLYGVRKKLLEISFKLEEKCLPSYLPASAHLVDFMAWLVDSFLLDLPPGKRSVETFREKAELERREGNLERARKLLSLGRTKRRFEGRWTKKRGVSHYGLKAVAVISVSLFVRSITVKPANFSDKRFKSPLKGIKIADRGFSPSPTQLIAREKPFTTLRAHVEFFGTYLNAFWRPYGTTTWRNDVFLHVLGVIYNIKMFLAIQRRTPPGRRAVQL; from the coding sequence ATGGGAGTAGAGGGTAGTACCATGGCAAGAACATTAAGACACATACCAAACCTGATGTACTACCCTCTTCCCCCAATAGAGGATATGCCGTGGAGGGAAAAATGGTTAACGGAGATCAAGCCCGTGCTGGACACCATGGATTTGGAGAGGGTTCTGGGCGAGGGTGCGCTGGTTTACCTGAAGTTGTTAATCGTCATGGTGCTCTACTCTTGCTCCTATAGGGACGCGGTGAAAATGGTCAACGTGAACGTGGTCGTGGCCTGGTTCGTGGGGAGGAAGGTGGGGAAGAGCACGCTGCACGACTTCGTGGGCAGGTTGTACGGGGTGAGGAAGAAGTTGTTGGAGATTTCCTTCAAGCTTGAGGAGAAGTGCCTACCCAGTTACCTCCCTGCGAGCGCGCATCTCGTGGACTTCATGGCGTGGCTAGTGGACTCCTTCCTACTGGACTTACCTCCTGGGAAGAGGAGCGTGGAGACCTTTCGGGAGAAGGCGGAGCTGGAGAGGAGGGAAGGTAACTTGGAGAGGGCCAGGAAGCTGCTCTCCCTGGGGAGAACCAAGAGGAGGTTCGAGGGAAGGTGGACCAAGAAGAGAGGGGTCTCGCACTACGGGCTCAAGGCAGTGGCCGTGATCTCCGTCTCCCTCTTCGTGAGGTCCATCACGGTGAAGCCAGCCAACTTCTCGGACAAGAGGTTCAAGTCACCGCTCAAGGGGATTAAGATCGCGGACAGGGGATTCTCTCCCTCCCCGACACAGCTCATAGCGCGGGAGAAGCCCTTCACTACCCTGAGGGCCCACGTGGAGTTCTTCGGCACCTACCTGAACGCGTTCTGGAGGCCCTACGGGACCACGACCTGGAGGAACGACGTCTTCCTTCACGTCCTGGGAGTGATCTACAACATCAAGATGTTCCTCGCGATCCAACGGAGGACTCCTCCAGGACGTAGAGCCGTTCAGCTCTGA
- a CDS encoding ISNCY-like element ISC1217 family transposase, producing the protein MTKELTREEYYKALEKAVNEVILSMTGTRKDVAKRLLLGAVVGRNATEIAQEAEMDYETVLNNLDKAAQAKLIEVVKKLVGDHPVLLIVDDTHDHKLYARAMPVSRNGAQIFYCRAHKRFEPAIQLLVIGVKDLVNNQIYVIHIIAYIPRKVEEELKRRGEEVKFKTKIDALLEFLSSLSGLNVKARVFDSWYVNSRTLQGNTVGELKSSARVVEGGRSVPVSEFPQGEYLVEYLGTPIKLLVIDDYKGYGRRYFFSTDLNDTAEDIITTWENRWDIEVLIRELKALGLEGGSFLTWVRNSGFVALKALSLLVVQYFKYSTGLMLGAKRLARLIKSIYREAGGIKKLFKRRRKP; encoded by the coding sequence ATGACCAAAGAATTGACGAGGGAGGAGTACTATAAGGCATTGGAAAAGGCAGTTAACGAGGTCATACTATCCATGACTGGAACGAGGAAGGACGTTGCCAAGAGGCTACTCTTGGGGGCGGTTGTGGGAAGAAATGCTACCGAGATAGCTCAAGAGGCCGAGATGGACTACGAGACCGTACTGAATAACTTGGACAAGGCAGCTCAAGCCAAACTAATCGAGGTCGTGAAGAAGTTAGTCGGGGATCATCCTGTCCTTCTCATAGTGGACGACACCCACGACCACAAGCTCTACGCTAGGGCCATGCCGGTCTCCAGAAACGGGGCGCAGATCTTCTACTGTAGGGCGCACAAGAGGTTCGAACCCGCGATCCAACTCCTTGTGATTGGCGTCAAGGATCTGGTGAACAACCAGATCTACGTGATCCACATAATTGCCTACATACCCCGAAAGGTGGAAGAGGAGCTCAAGCGTAGGGGTGAGGAGGTGAAGTTCAAGACCAAGATAGATGCCCTCTTGGAGTTTCTCTCCTCCCTCTCAGGTTTGAATGTAAAAGCTAGGGTCTTCGACTCATGGTACGTGAACTCGAGGACTCTCCAAGGGAATACTGTGGGGGAACTCAAGTCCAGCGCGCGAGTCGTCGAGGGTGGCAGATCCGTGCCCGTTAGCGAGTTCCCCCAAGGGGAGTACCTGGTAGAGTACTTGGGGACTCCCATAAAGTTACTTGTTATAGATGACTATAAGGGTTACGGGAGGAGGTATTTCTTCTCCACCGACCTTAACGACACGGCTGAAGATATCATAACGACCTGGGAGAACCGTTGGGACATAGAGGTCTTGATCAGGGAGCTCAAGGCCTTGGGACTCGAGGGTGGGTCCTTCTTGACCTGGGTTAGGAACTCAGGCTTCGTGGCCTTGAAGGCTCTCTCCCTCCTCGTTGTTCAATACTTCAAGTACTCCACGGGTCTGATGCTCGGGGCCAAAAGGTTGGCCAGATTGATAAAAAGTATTTACCGTGAGGCGGGTGGGATCAAAAAACTGTTCAAGAGGAGGAGAAAACCGTAA
- a CDS encoding carboxymuconolactone decarboxylase family protein, whose translation MGSLFDKDPELKKLYEKGLEVRKKVMGREYVEKSLSQTTDFNRELQEMVTIFAWGLIWTRDDVIPKKIRSLINIGILSCLNRQNELKLHVKGAIRNGCTEEEIKEVLLQVGAYCGLPAAMDSFRIAQEAIKELKEEEKG comes from the coding sequence ATGGGTAGTCTGTTCGACAAAGACCCGGAATTAAAGAAGCTCTATGAGAAAGGACTTGAAGTTAGGAAAAAAGTGATGGGAAGAGAATACGTGGAAAAGTCATTAAGTCAAACTACGGACTTCAATAGAGAACTCCAAGAAATGGTGACAATTTTCGCATGGGGGTTAATATGGACCAGAGATGATGTTATTCCAAAGAAGATAAGGAGTTTAATAAATATTGGAATATTAAGCTGTTTGAACAGACAAAATGAACTTAAATTACATGTTAAGGGTGCCATAAGGAACGGTTGTACTGAAGAGGAGATAAAGGAGGTATTATTGCAAGTGGGAGCCTATTGTGGATTACCAGCGGCTATGGACAGTTTTAGAATAGCACAAGAAGCCATTAAGGAACTTAAAGAGGAGGAGAAAGGTTAA
- a CDS encoding aldo/keto reductase, giving the protein MEKKPLGWTNEKISPLILGSWEFGTPSIIDENNAIKAIQRAIELGINAIDTAESYGNGLSETIIGRAISKFKREDLFIITKVSIDHLRYDDVLKASEGSLKRLNTSYIDLYLVHWPNHYVPIRETAKAMERLFNEGKIRYVGLSNFSLPLMREFREHLSKTDVAANELHYNVLFRDVEKEVLPYMLRENIPLLAYDALGLGYLIGRKEVRNEYRWYVLARETYIKNLEPLIEEISSIAKELGKTPAQVVLNWLVSKDNVFAIFNTTKEDHLKENLGSLGWSLRDSDLRRLDEAVKKVTIDYFAR; this is encoded by the coding sequence ATGGAAAAGAAGCCATTAGGATGGACGAATGAGAAAATATCCCCCTTAATCTTAGGTTCTTGGGAATTTGGTACACCTTCAATAATCGACGAGAATAATGCAATAAAAGCTATTCAAAGGGCAATAGAGCTTGGAATAAACGCAATAGACACTGCCGAATCCTATGGAAATGGTCTTTCAGAAACAATTATTGGAAGAGCCATAAGTAAATTCAAGAGAGAAGATTTGTTCATAATAACTAAAGTATCAATTGACCACTTAAGATATGATGACGTTTTGAAGGCTTCTGAGGGAAGTTTAAAAAGACTTAACACATCATATATAGACTTATACCTAGTTCACTGGCCTAATCACTATGTGCCCATAAGGGAAACTGCTAAGGCGATGGAGAGGTTATTCAACGAGGGAAAAATTAGATATGTTGGCCTAAGTAACTTTTCCCTTCCCTTGATGAGGGAATTTAGAGAACATTTATCTAAGACTGACGTTGCGGCTAATGAATTGCATTATAACGTTCTATTTAGAGACGTAGAGAAGGAGGTTCTTCCTTATATGTTAAGGGAAAATATCCCCTTGCTAGCATACGATGCTTTAGGATTAGGTTATCTAATAGGGAGAAAGGAGGTCAGAAACGAGTACAGATGGTATGTCCTTGCTAGGGAGACTTACATTAAAAACTTAGAACCGCTCATAGAGGAAATATCTTCAATTGCTAAGGAACTAGGTAAAACTCCAGCACAAGTAGTTCTAAATTGGTTGGTCAGTAAGGATAATGTATTTGCTATCTTCAACACTACTAAAGAGGATCACCTCAAGGAGAATTTAGGAAGTCTAGGATGGTCGCTTAGGGATAGCGACTTAAGGAGATTAGATGAAGCAGTAAAAAAAGTCACGATAGATTATTTCGCAAGGTAA
- a CDS encoding zinc ribbon domain-containing protein, translated as MEREIIKILSVVEFHPLILAFHLGLMLAGVSLLSYSLFLILVKKVDIMLPLVISFMAYLTSLILLILILLLETYRFLIFDGRILVKNSLLTRNEFKFSLRDKNLIIGFYDKASLGKFAIIYGDRLLFKFLTQQKNIRLIKNFVVKSGYRLGGTYKICRVCGSINEENAEYCDFCGSREVSPYDLYWID; from the coding sequence ATGGAGAGGGAGATAATTAAGATCTTATCCGTAGTTGAATTCCATCCTTTAATATTGGCTTTTCATCTTGGTTTGATGCTAGCAGGAGTTTCCCTACTCAGTTACTCCTTGTTCTTAATACTTGTCAAAAAGGTAGATATTATGCTCCCACTAGTTATCAGTTTCATGGCTTATCTTACATCGTTAATACTCCTTATACTAATTTTACTTCTAGAAACTTATCGTTTTCTGATCTTTGATGGGAGAATTTTGGTAAAAAACAGTCTCTTAACGAGAAATGAATTCAAGTTTAGCCTAAGGGATAAAAATCTAATAATTGGCTTTTATGACAAGGCTTCATTAGGAAAGTTTGCAATAATATATGGCGATAGATTGCTTTTTAAATTTTTAACCCAGCAAAAAAATATAAGACTGATAAAAAACTTTGTGGTCAAGTCAGGTTACAGATTAGGTGGAACTTATAAAATTTGCAGAGTTTGTGGAAGCATAAATGAAGAAAACGCAGAGTACTGTGATTTCTGTGGCTCAAGAGAAGTTTCACCTTACGATCTCTACTGGATAGATTAG
- a CDS encoding AbrB/MazE/SpoVT family DNA-binding domain-containing protein, producing the protein MEKVVIKKVDDQRRIVIPKEWRAGFDTEDLIMVLKDDRIEIYPKVSNVSKLIDSVEVDELPDDWHELKRKIYRL; encoded by the coding sequence ATGGAAAAAGTGGTAATAAAGAAAGTTGATGATCAGAGAAGAATTGTTATACCAAAAGAGTGGAGAGCCGGATTCGATACGGAAGACCTTATTATGGTTTTAAAGGATGATAGAATCGAAATTTATCCTAAGGTCTCTAATGTATCAAAACTAATAGATAGTGTAGAAGTTGATGAATTGCCGGATGACTGGCATGAGCTCAAGCGTAAGATTTATAGATTATAA
- a CDS encoding ISH3 family transposase: MITPGLPHQNNIQQVGYKLLSMLSFKGRKAEEVSRVLVSACLWNDSVESKSKGYNVSPQTVRNYVEEQGTEVIEKLLESMRRISMEILKGVKEVDISIDWTTKTWYGKPVEGLGSSAKGNSWNYATATTKYQNMVLLLAFVPQVNGMSKDEIVKLLMEQIVGMGLKVGLVTLDAGFYTVEVLKFISQFKFVIGVPVGDVKIYEEFDGEYTTNSKRHKKEEQVKFRLLVYGKEIVKKRKKTVVYFARATNLDLPKREVLKLYNKVRSPIETSYRNIKAFLPFTSSTKFIFRELIFVLAMIFYSLYTVFKNVMTREEFRLLLILCFLDDLSDLKDFIFNLEETLINTIDLFLWR; encoded by the coding sequence GTGATAACACCTGGTCTTCCCCACCAAAATAATATACAACAAGTAGGGTATAAATTACTTTCCATGTTGAGCTTCAAGGGAAGAAAGGCTGAGGAGGTATCGAGAGTTCTGGTCTCCGCGTGCTTGTGGAACGACTCCGTGGAAAGCAAGTCCAAAGGGTATAACGTGTCACCACAGACCGTGAGGAACTACGTGGAGGAGCAGGGAACTGAGGTGATCGAGAAGCTATTAGAGTCCATGAGGAGGATTTCCATGGAGATACTCAAGGGAGTGAAGGAAGTCGACATCTCCATAGACTGGACAACCAAGACGTGGTATGGTAAGCCGGTGGAGGGACTGGGTAGTTCAGCCAAGGGGAACTCGTGGAACTACGCTACCGCGACCACGAAGTATCAGAATATGGTGCTCCTCCTAGCTTTCGTTCCCCAAGTTAACGGGATGAGCAAGGATGAGATCGTGAAGCTCCTCATGGAGCAAATTGTGGGAATGGGCCTCAAGGTGGGGCTCGTAACCTTGGACGCGGGATTCTACACCGTGGAAGTCCTCAAGTTCATATCGCAGTTCAAGTTCGTGATAGGAGTCCCTGTGGGGGACGTGAAGATCTACGAGGAGTTCGACGGAGAGTACACGACAAACAGTAAGAGGCATAAGAAGGAAGAGCAGGTCAAGTTCAGACTCCTGGTGTATGGTAAGGAAATCGTTAAGAAGAGGAAGAAGACCGTGGTGTACTTCGCGAGGGCGACCAACCTCGACCTACCCAAGAGGGAAGTGCTGAAGTTGTACAACAAGGTTAGGAGTCCCATTGAGACGTCTTACAGGAACATCAAGGCCTTCCTTCCCTTCACGAGCTCCACCAAGTTCATCTTCCGCGAGTTGATCTTCGTGCTGGCCATGATCTTCTACTCGCTTTACACCGTGTTTAAGAACGTCATGACAAGAGAGGAGTTTAGATTGCTGCTCATCCTCTGCTTTCTAGACGATTTATCTGATCTAAAGGATTTTATATTTAATCTTGAGGAAACACTTATTAATACTATAGATTTATTTTTATGGAGGTGA
- a CDS encoding ISH3 family transposase — protein sequence MITPGLPHQNNIQQVGYKLLSMLSFKGRKAEEVSRVLVSACLWNDSVESKSKGYNVSPQTVRNYVEEQGTEVIEKLLESMRRISMEILKGVKEVDISIDWTTKTWYGKPVEGLGSSAKGNSWNYATATTKYQNMVLLLAFVPQVNGMSKDEIVKLLMEQIVGMGLKVGLVTLDAGFYTVEVLKFISQFKFVIGVPVGDVKIYEEFDGEYTTNSKRYKKEEQVKFRLLVYGKEIVKKRKKTVVYFARATNLDLPKREVLKLYNKVRSPIETSYRNIKAFLPFTSSTKFIFRELIFVLAMIFYSLYTVFKNVMTREEFRLLLILCFLDDLSDLKDFIFNLEETLINTIDLFLWR from the coding sequence GTGATAACACCTGGTCTTCCCCACCAAAATAATATACAACAAGTAGGGTATAAATTACTTTCCATGTTGAGCTTCAAGGGAAGAAAGGCTGAGGAGGTATCGAGAGTTCTGGTCTCCGCGTGCTTGTGGAACGACTCCGTGGAAAGCAAGTCCAAAGGGTATAACGTGTCACCACAGACCGTGAGGAACTACGTGGAGGAGCAGGGAACTGAGGTGATCGAGAAGCTATTAGAGTCCATGAGGAGGATTTCCATGGAGATACTCAAGGGAGTGAAGGAAGTCGACATCTCCATAGACTGGACAACCAAGACGTGGTATGGTAAGCCGGTGGAGGGACTGGGTAGTTCAGCCAAGGGGAACTCGTGGAACTACGCTACCGCGACCACGAAGTATCAGAATATGGTGCTCCTCCTAGCTTTCGTTCCCCAAGTTAACGGGATGAGCAAGGATGAGATCGTGAAGCTTCTCATGGAGCAAATTGTGGGAATGGGCCTCAAGGTGGGGCTCGTAACCTTGGACGCGGGATTCTACACCGTGGAAGTCCTCAAGTTCATATCGCAGTTCAAGTTCGTGATAGGAGTCCCTGTGGGGGACGTGAAGATCTACGAGGAGTTCGACGGAGAGTACACGACAAACAGTAAGAGGTATAAGAAGGAAGAGCAGGTCAAGTTCAGACTCCTGGTGTATGGTAAGGAAATCGTTAAGAAGAGGAAGAAGACCGTGGTGTACTTCGCGAGGGCGACCAACCTCGACCTACCCAAGAGGGAAGTGCTGAAGTTGTACAACAAGGTTAGGAGTCCCATTGAGACGTCTTACAGGAACATCAAGGCCTTCCTTCCCTTCACGAGCTCCACCAAGTTCATCTTCCGCGAGTTGATCTTCGTGCTGGCCATGATCTTCTACTCGCTTTACACCGTGTTTAAGAACGTCATGACAAGAGAGGAGTTTAGATTGCTGCTCATCCTCTGCTTTCTAGACGATTTATCTGATCTAAAGGATTTTATATTTAATCTTGAGGAAACACTTATTAATACTATAGATTTATTTTTATGGAGGTGA
- a CDS encoding MBL fold metallo-hydrolase, translated as MPCRGLHAIPAGPPEFPELATIYVVCGDKLNVMIDAGVTNSIMDSSFLEKLDLVILTHIHIDHIGLLPEILDRYKNAKVMIKNGFKKFLTTEDGVRRLNESSEKVLGDLYYIYGEFTKIDPDKVVEVEGGEMIDIGDGKTLKIIYTPGHAKHHISVVSDDILFTGDSGGAYFNGAVIPTTPPPLDYDNYVNSLRLQISLKPKVVGLAHGGLVSPNILEQHLDQMLGKESFDIGEIDIGGIGGEILRKQVEVNLRGLNEALGRNKKTL; from the coding sequence ATGCCTTGTAGAGGTTTACACGCAATACCAGCTGGTCCTCCAGAGTTTCCCGAACTAGCAACAATTTACGTAGTTTGCGGAGATAAACTTAACGTAATGATAGACGCTGGTGTTACAAACTCAATTATGGACTCTTCTTTTTTAGAAAAACTTGATCTCGTAATATTGACACACATTCATATAGACCATATTGGGCTATTACCAGAAATTTTAGATAGGTATAAGAATGCTAAAGTCATGATAAAAAATGGATTTAAAAAGTTTCTGACAACTGAAGATGGAGTAAGGAGATTGAATGAGAGCTCGGAGAAAGTATTAGGCGATCTTTATTATATTTACGGTGAGTTTACAAAAATAGATCCAGACAAAGTGGTTGAGGTTGAGGGTGGAGAGATGATTGATATCGGGGATGGAAAGACTTTGAAGATAATTTACACCCCAGGGCATGCAAAACATCACATTTCCGTAGTTAGTGATGATATTTTATTCACTGGTGATAGTGGAGGAGCTTACTTTAACGGTGCCGTTATACCAACAACTCCTCCACCACTAGATTACGATAATTACGTTAATAGTTTAAGGTTACAAATTTCATTAAAACCTAAGGTTGTTGGCTTAGCTCATGGTGGACTTGTAAGTCCTAATATACTAGAACAACACTTGGATCAGATGCTGGGTAAAGAAAGTTTCGATATTGGCGAAATTGATATTGGAGGTATAGGCGGGGAAATCCTTAGGAAGCAAGTAGAGGTCAACTTAAGAGGCTTAAATGAGGCTTTAGGAAGAAATAAAAAGACATTATAA
- the sdx gene encoding sulredoxin, whose amino-acid sequence MVWKRTISAKALEKAKSAAVKVEDKVVFIANIKGTLYAMDAVCSHARCILDQLDEEKLTVKCYCHQALFDLRSGKMLEPPYVAPDAPKEKLGLKTYQIRDNGGWIEVDV is encoded by the coding sequence ATGGTTTGGAAAAGAACCATATCCGCAAAAGCATTAGAAAAAGCGAAAAGCGCAGCGGTTAAGGTAGAGGATAAAGTTGTTTTTATAGCTAATATAAAGGGAACGCTATACGCTATGGATGCAGTGTGTTCACACGCAAGGTGTATTTTAGATCAACTAGATGAAGAGAAACTTACTGTAAAGTGTTATTGTCATCAAGCATTGTTTGATTTAAGGAGTGGTAAAATGCTAGAACCACCGTATGTTGCTCCAGATGCCCCAAAGGAAAAATTGGGATTAAAAACATATCAGATAAGAGATAATGGTGGTTGGATAGAGGTGGACGTTTAA
- a CDS encoding NAD(P)/FAD-dependent oxidoreductase: MKRLVVVGGGNAGTLIANLLADKLEVTVIEPNEYHTYQPGLVDYITGEVDENKIKMPTSSLLKPSVKWVRSKATKIMPENRTIISESGEKFEGDYIVIATGGQNIPVHSLRGYHTIEDAKMIKNEVMNPRGKSFVIGSLPGIIKCPAAPWELSFLIKRKYPDANVSVIVPAKQPPPLQVPMSNMFNKKANELGIKVYKGFVIQEVNYNERYAVSTEGEKIAFDHLIIDTPISTGFSELADKSGLIPVDKSTLAYKDGVFVIGDANSTPTPKTGAAAHFQAEVVANNILAEIEGNRSKESYDGTAICAVYSGPNEGMLVWLNYEKSKALGPTSIYRYMKKAFTRLYWASLSGGVDFILKPLVESIRKS; encoded by the coding sequence ATGAAAAGATTAGTCGTAGTTGGGGGAGGAAATGCAGGAACATTGATAGCAAACTTGTTAGCGGATAAATTAGAAGTTACGGTAATAGAACCAAATGAATATCACACATATCAACCTGGATTAGTGGATTACATTACTGGGGAAGTAGATGAGAATAAAATAAAGATGCCTACTAGCTCATTATTGAAACCATCAGTAAAATGGGTAAGGTCTAAAGCTACCAAAATAATGCCAGAAAATAGGACAATAATATCAGAGAGTGGAGAAAAATTTGAGGGCGATTATATAGTAATAGCAACTGGAGGACAAAATATACCCGTTCATAGTCTGAGGGGCTATCATACAATCGAAGACGCTAAGATGATTAAAAATGAAGTTATGAATCCAAGGGGAAAGAGTTTCGTTATTGGGTCTCTTCCGGGAATAATAAAGTGTCCAGCTGCACCGTGGGAATTATCATTTCTAATAAAGAGAAAATATCCCGATGCCAACGTTAGTGTAATAGTCCCTGCTAAGCAACCACCCCCTTTACAAGTCCCAATGTCAAACATGTTTAATAAGAAGGCTAACGAGTTAGGTATAAAAGTTTACAAAGGGTTTGTAATACAAGAGGTTAACTACAACGAAAGGTATGCAGTATCGACTGAAGGAGAGAAGATTGCTTTTGACCACTTGATTATAGATACACCAATCTCCACGGGCTTTAGTGAGTTGGCTGATAAGTCTGGATTAATACCAGTCGATAAGAGCACTTTGGCTTACAAGGATGGAGTCTTCGTAATTGGCGATGCCAATAGTACCCCAACACCTAAAACCGGTGCAGCTGCCCACTTTCAAGCTGAGGTTGTTGCAAACAATATACTAGCTGAAATAGAGGGAAATAGGAGTAAAGAGAGTTATGACGGTACCGCTATATGCGCAGTTTACTCTGGACCAAATGAAGGTATGTTAGTTTGGTTAAACTATGAGAAGAGCAAGGCCTTAGGGCCTACATCAATCTATCGTTATATGAAAAAAGCTTTCACTAGGTTATATTGGGCCAGTTTAAGCGGTGGAGTGGACTTTATCCTAAAGCCTTTAGTTGAATCCATTAGGAAAAGTTAA
- a CDS encoding heavy metal translocating P-type ATPase, which translates to MSQEQNNITKFYVGGMACAFCASTIEKGLKKIEGVNEVKVVLESSEVFVKYDNSLVSSEIIKKEIEKLGYYVSDRSLFSDELLKDSRRRSIISWSLTTLLGLLYFFEYYNIIFRVTIILLVTTNLFYIALPIYKGASHAIGKGILNEHVLYGVAGISSYILGIVGFLEFNKNLFGFLFISSLLTSLHLSAGWMGAILNNKVEKALHKVIELRPPYAHLINGEDVPVTKLKKGDIVIVKPGEKIPLDGVVVDGESEVSEAIITGESEPVSKGKGDFVIGGSTNGSGYLKVKITEDYNNSYLSKIIGLVNYSKQKKSAILTFFDKVIDKIWVPLALAISIITVIAWGLYGILIGKDLWLYGIINGLLVSTIAYPCAIGFSSPSMALSLYEKMLHKGMIIKNSNVYEKIKEIDTIIFDKTGTLTYGTPIVTQFIGDSLSLAYAASVEALSSHPIAKAIVKYAKEQGVKILEVKDFKEISGIGVRGKISDKIIEVKKAENNNDIAVYINGEPIASFNISDVPRPNLKDYLEKLKNEGLKIIILSGDKEDKVKELSKELNIQEYYSNLSPEDKVRIIEKLKQNGNKVLMIGDGVNDAAALALADVSVAMGNGVDISKNVADIILVSNDIGTLLGLIKNRKRLSNAIPSNVILALTYNGIGIPLAIFGILTMKFAMIIMILSLFSIFINSRVFVNIIGFD; encoded by the coding sequence ATGTCACAAGAACAAAATAATATAACTAAATTTTACGTAGGTGGTATGGCTTGCGCATTTTGTGCTTCAACTATAGAGAAGGGTTTAAAGAAAATAGAAGGGGTTAATGAAGTAAAAGTCGTCCTGGAATCGAGTGAGGTGTTTGTAAAGTATGATAACTCATTGGTTAGCTCAGAAATTATTAAAAAGGAGATAGAAAAGCTGGGATATTATGTGTCTGATAGGAGTCTTTTCTCGGATGAACTATTAAAAGATTCAAGGAGAAGATCTATAATTAGTTGGAGTTTAACTACACTTTTAGGCTTACTGTATTTCTTTGAATATTATAATATAATATTTCGTGTTACTATAATATTATTAGTGACTACAAATTTATTTTATATAGCATTGCCAATTTACAAGGGAGCTTCACATGCAATAGGAAAAGGAATATTAAATGAACATGTTTTATACGGTGTTGCTGGAATATCCTCCTATATTTTGGGGATTGTGGGATTTTTGGAATTTAATAAAAATTTATTTGGTTTCCTATTCATATCATCTTTACTTACATCATTGCACTTATCGGCTGGATGGATGGGAGCAATATTAAATAATAAAGTTGAAAAGGCATTACATAAAGTCATCGAATTAAGACCTCCTTATGCTCATTTGATTAATGGCGAGGACGTGCCAGTAACTAAACTAAAGAAAGGGGATATAGTTATAGTTAAGCCAGGGGAGAAAATACCTTTAGATGGAGTAGTAGTTGATGGGGAAAGTGAAGTTAGTGAAGCAATAATAACTGGCGAATCTGAACCAGTTTCAAAGGGAAAAGGTGATTTTGTTATTGGGGGATCAACTAACGGTAGTGGATATCTAAAGGTAAAAATCACAGAAGATTATAACAATAGTTATTTATCGAAAATAATTGGTTTAGTAAATTATTCAAAACAGAAAAAATCCGCTATATTAACTTTCTTTGATAAAGTAATTGATAAAATATGGGTGCCATTAGCTTTAGCTATATCAATAATTACCGTAATAGCATGGGGGCTATATGGTATTTTAATAGGTAAAGATTTATGGTTATATGGTATTATTAATGGTCTACTTGTATCGACTATAGCTTATCCATGTGCTATAGGTTTTTCAAGTCCTTCTATGGCTCTTTCATTATACGAAAAAATGTTACATAAAGGGATGATAATTAAGAATTCAAACGTATACGAAAAAATCAAGGAGATAGATACTATCATTTTCGATAAAACTGGTACTCTCACTTATGGCACTCCGATTGTTACACAGTTTATTGGTGACTCTCTTAGTTTAGCTTATGCAGCATCTGTTGAGGCATTATCATCTCACCCTATAGCTAAGGCTATAGTTAAATATGCTAAAGAGCAAGGAGTAAAGATATTAGAAGTTAAAGATTTTAAAGAAATTTCAGGGATTGGTGTTAGAGGAAAAATAAGTGATAAAATCATAGAAGTAAAAAAGGCTGAGAATAATAATGATATAGCAGTTTACATAAATGGAGAACCAATAGCAAGTTTTAATATCTCCGATGTTCCAAGGCCTAACCTAAAAGATTACTTAGAAAAACTGAAAAATGAGGGATTAAAAATCATAATTTTAAGTGGTGATAAAGAGGATAAAGTAAAAGAACTTTCTAAAGAATTAAATATTCAAGAGTATTATTCGAATTTATCACCAGAAGATAAAGTGAGAATAATTGAAAAGTTAAAGCAAAATGGAAATAAAGTTTTAATGATAGGTGATGGTGTTAATGATGCAGCAGCATTAGCTTTAGCAGATGTTTCTGTTGCAATGGGTAATGGTGTAGATATTTCAAAGAATGTAGCAGATATTATCCTAGTTAGTAACGATATTGGAACTTTATTAGGGTTAATCAAAAACAGGAAAAGATTAAGTAATGCTATTCCATCTAATGTAATACTAGCATTAACATATAATGGGATTGGTATACCATTAGCGATATTTGGGATATTGACCATGAAGTTTGCAATGATTATAATGATATTAAGTTTGTTTTCAATATTTATTAATTCTAGAGTATTTGTTAACATAATAGGATTTGATTAG